One genomic segment of Terriglobia bacterium includes these proteins:
- a CDS encoding tannase/feruloyl esterase family alpha/beta hydrolase gives MTASSSSRYIHQLLILCLFFFSTPAFAAPCESLSILKLPDTTIVSAQSVPAGGLTEPTSPAFKDLSAFCRVIMRIKPAADSDIKVEVWMPLSGWNGRLQGTGNGGFGGSLAYSDMAFALRSGDAAAGTDTGHTGTPPDATWALKHQEKIIDFGHRAIHEMTVKAKAVVAAFYGEGAKHSYFVGCSNGGRQALMEAQRYPSDYDGILAGAPANYWTHLLTAAVWNIQATEAKPASYIPAAKIPALSAAVLAACDGQDGLKDGLVNDPRACHFDPAVLLCHKEAGADSNSCFTAPQVAALKKIYAGPHDSKGRRIFSGFSPGGEEGGGGWGLWLSGSAPGTSLQFLFGAGFYKNMVFDDPAWDFKTFNFDTGVKLADDKQARVLNATDPNVKDFAKHGGKLILYHGWSDIAIPPLNTIAYYNSVVRAMGAQSTASFARLYMAPGMQHCGGGPGPNVFGQWTDTRDSDVQYGALATLEQWVEKGTAPDKIIATKYVVDQTRASGVKMTRPLCPFPQVAKYKGAGDTNDAANFVCAAAKK, from the coding sequence ATGACTGCATCCAGTTCCTCAAGATACATTCACCAGTTGCTCATCCTATGCTTGTTTTTCTTCTCCACGCCCGCCTTCGCCGCACCTTGTGAATCCCTAAGCATCCTCAAGCTGCCGGACACCACGATCGTCTCCGCGCAAAGCGTCCCGGCGGGCGGTCTGACCGAGCCCACCTCGCCCGCCTTCAAAGACCTGTCCGCGTTTTGCCGGGTGATCATGCGGATCAAACCCGCTGCGGATTCTGACATCAAGGTGGAAGTCTGGATGCCGCTCTCCGGATGGAACGGCCGCCTGCAGGGAACGGGCAACGGAGGTTTTGGCGGGTCCCTTGCCTATTCCGACATGGCCTTCGCTTTGCGCAGCGGCGATGCCGCGGCCGGAACCGACACCGGACACACCGGCACGCCGCCCGACGCCACCTGGGCACTGAAGCACCAGGAAAAGATCATTGACTTTGGCCATCGCGCCATCCACGAGATGACGGTCAAGGCCAAGGCCGTCGTTGCGGCGTTTTACGGCGAGGGCGCCAAGCACTCCTACTTTGTCGGCTGCTCCAACGGCGGACGCCAGGCCCTGATGGAAGCGCAACGCTACCCGTCCGATTACGACGGCATCCTGGCCGGCGCGCCCGCGAATTATTGGACGCACCTGCTCACCGCCGCCGTTTGGAACATCCAGGCCACGGAAGCGAAGCCCGCCAGCTACATTCCGGCGGCGAAAATCCCCGCGCTTAGCGCCGCCGTGCTGGCCGCTTGCGATGGCCAAGATGGACTAAAGGACGGTCTCGTCAACGACCCGCGCGCCTGTCACTTTGATCCCGCCGTGCTGTTGTGCCACAAAGAAGCCGGCGCGGACTCGAATAGTTGCTTCACTGCGCCGCAAGTCGCGGCGCTGAAGAAAATCTACGCAGGCCCGCACGATTCCAAAGGCCGCAGGATTTTTTCCGGCTTCTCTCCCGGCGGCGAAGAAGGCGGAGGCGGCTGGGGCTTGTGGCTGAGCGGCAGCGCTCCTGGAACCAGCCTGCAATTCCTGTTTGGCGCCGGGTTTTACAAGAACATGGTCTTCGATGATCCGGCATGGGACTTCAAGACCTTCAACTTCGATACCGGCGTGAAACTCGCCGACGACAAGCAGGCGCGCGTGCTCAACGCCACGGACCCAAACGTGAAAGACTTTGCCAAGCACGGCGGTAAGTTGATTCTTTATCACGGCTGGAGTGATATTGCCATCCCGCCGTTGAACACCATCGCGTATTACAACAGTGTGGTCCGCGCCATGGGCGCGCAAAGCACCGCCAGCTTTGCGCGACTGTACATGGCGCCCGGCATGCAGCACTGCGGAGGCGGGCCGGGGCCCAATGTCTTCGGACAATGGACCGACACTCGCGACAGTGACGTGCAGTATGGCGCGCTGGCGACGCTGGAACAGTGGGTGGAAAAAGGCACGGCGCCGGACAAGATCATCGCCACCAAATATGTTGTTGACCAGACCAGGGCGTCGGGCGTGAAGATGACGCGTCCGCTGTGCCCGTTCCCGCAGGTCGCCAAGTACAAAGGCGCGGGCGACACCAATGACGCTGCCAATTTTGTTTGCGCAGCGGCAAAGAAATGA
- the aroE gene encoding shikimate dehydrogenase, with translation MTGNTANIAPRFLPARLPRVCVAIAATNPAEMVQKADVLVRENPFVEFRLDYLPKPALGLPKLRTFVEYHPEALIVATCRRVVSGGKFRGSIAAQVDVLVKAAAQGCHLVDIELESASHLKPADFNRLRRSANLILSYHDYRGTKKLEETFAKMRQYPADFFKLVSTANSLHDNVVLMKFLEKHSHEHSLVGLCMGEQGFISRLLCVRAGSQFTFASANPGEETAPGQVTARVLRETYRIDQVDAATRVYGVVGDPVAHSLSPVMLNTAFRRENVNAVYLALHAKTLDDLMTCVRDIPIAGFSVTMPYKEEIIKHLDKTDPLTTKIGACNTVVRAQDGKLYGFNTDVTGVVRPLETRIRLQGAKILVLGAGGAARAAVFGLKERGADVYILNRTAGPAQNLAKQARAKAINRTMLKKMEFEVIINATPVGMEGNRDPLPISEAEFKARYFFEMVYTPSETKMVKLARAKGMHVILGAETFVQQGARQFEIWSGKPAPVAEMQRVVDFALAQRAAAKAAEGSMKKRKK, from the coding sequence ATGACAGGAAACACAGCCAATATTGCGCCTCGGTTTCTACCCGCCCGGTTGCCCCGGGTGTGCGTGGCCATTGCCGCCACCAACCCTGCTGAAATGGTGCAAAAGGCCGATGTGCTGGTGCGGGAGAACCCCTTTGTTGAGTTCAGGTTAGACTACCTTCCCAAACCTGCGCTGGGCCTGCCCAAGCTGCGCACCTTTGTGGAATACCACCCCGAGGCGCTGATCGTCGCCACCTGCCGCCGGGTGGTCAGCGGAGGCAAGTTCCGGGGAAGCATCGCCGCCCAGGTTGACGTCCTGGTAAAGGCCGCCGCCCAGGGGTGCCATCTGGTGGATATCGAGCTGGAGTCGGCCAGCCACCTGAAACCGGCGGATTTTAACCGTTTACGGCGATCCGCCAACCTGATCCTCTCCTACCACGACTATCGCGGCACCAAGAAGCTGGAAGAAACCTTTGCCAAGATGCGCCAGTATCCGGCGGATTTCTTCAAGCTGGTCAGCACCGCCAACTCGCTGCACGACAACGTAGTGCTGATGAAGTTCCTGGAAAAACACAGCCATGAGCACTCGCTCGTCGGCCTGTGCATGGGCGAACAAGGGTTCATCAGCCGGCTGCTGTGCGTGCGCGCCGGAAGCCAGTTCACTTTTGCCTCCGCCAACCCCGGTGAAGAAACCGCGCCCGGACAAGTCACCGCCCGCGTTCTGCGCGAGACCTATCGCATTGACCAGGTGGACGCGGCCACGCGCGTGTACGGCGTCGTCGGCGATCCCGTCGCGCACTCGCTTTCTCCCGTCATGCTCAATACCGCTTTCCGTCGCGAAAACGTGAACGCCGTCTACCTGGCGCTGCACGCCAAGACGCTCGACGATCTGATGACCTGCGTGCGCGACATCCCCATTGCCGGCTTCAGCGTGACCATGCCGTACAAAGAAGAAATCATCAAGCACCTGGACAAGACCGACCCGCTGACCACCAAGATCGGCGCTTGCAACACCGTGGTCCGCGCGCAGGACGGGAAACTCTACGGCTTCAATACTGACGTGACCGGCGTGGTCCGCCCTCTGGAAACCCGCATTCGCCTGCAAGGCGCCAAGATTCTTGTCCTGGGCGCCGGAGGCGCGGCCCGCGCCGCGGTCTTTGGACTGAAAGAACGCGGGGCTGACGTATACATCCTCAATCGCACCGCCGGTCCGGCGCAGAATCTGGCCAAGCAGGCCCGCGCCAAGGCCATCAACCGCACCATGCTGAAGAAGATGGAGTTTGAGGTGATCATCAACGCCACTCCCGTCGGCATGGAGGGCAATCGCGATCCCCTGCCCATCTCGGAAGCCGAGTTCAAGGCCCGCTATTTCTTCGAAATGGTGTACACGCCGAGCGAAACCAAAATGGTCAAGCTGGCCCGCGCCAAAGGCATGCACGTGATCCTGGGGGCGGAGACGTTCGTCCAGCAGGGCGCGCGCCAGTTTGAAATCTGGAGCGGCAAGCCGGCGCCGGTGGCCGAAATGCAGCGCGTGGTGGACTTCGCGCTGGCCCAGCGTGCGGCAGCGAAAGCGGCGGAGGGGAGTATGAAGAAGAGGAAGAAGTAG
- a CDS encoding OmpA family protein — protein sequence MKTTGLILLALTAAAMGQGAQAPQVGTTKVVATGKALEIGNVPTPSDMYCAGFITTDKVPDHRYVAAGWASPDQSRYAAGGDTIFIHGRDMKEGERYQIVRKVKDPNHYELYRGQAGAIREAGQAYFELGYVKILEVQKDTAIARPELSCAEIVPGDIAIPFEAREAPVFRNVTLERFAPPNGKTVGRIIMANEFDTYVGSKYKVYLSIGEDKGLKVGDYLRATRTYSSTYNDAEAGLSLKASANEDTQLNPQQLPRGDVSSLPRLTLGDMVVLQVHRKSATAMVMTALQDIHVGDGVELMDVAAAPEIQPVLPVSAGGPGAEAAAAPPDKNSPPTITCTATPSTVRVGESSTINCNAASPDNRPLSITFVANGGRLSSNRNQATLDTSETGAGPIQVRATAFDDRQLSSSAVTTVNVEAGTPPVPTAQKLSELEFKPNSAYVDNRSKAILDDVALKMEQDPGSNVMLTGSSEELEPPRLATQRADNSKTYLTKSKGIDGQRIQTKAGGSGRKVEVWTLPPGATTPDAAKPEPPK from the coding sequence ATGAAGACAACAGGACTCATACTTTTGGCACTGACCGCAGCGGCCATGGGACAGGGAGCACAGGCGCCGCAGGTGGGAACCACCAAAGTGGTAGCGACGGGCAAGGCCCTGGAAATCGGCAACGTCCCCACACCCTCTGACATGTACTGCGCGGGGTTCATCACCACCGACAAGGTACCCGACCATCGCTACGTGGCGGCCGGCTGGGCCAGTCCGGACCAATCGCGCTACGCCGCAGGCGGCGACACGATATTCATCCACGGCCGCGACATGAAAGAAGGCGAGCGCTACCAGATTGTGCGCAAGGTGAAAGATCCCAACCATTACGAGCTGTACCGCGGACAGGCGGGCGCCATCCGCGAAGCCGGCCAGGCGTACTTTGAACTTGGCTACGTGAAGATTTTGGAAGTGCAGAAGGACACGGCCATCGCCAGGCCCGAGCTGAGTTGTGCGGAAATTGTGCCGGGTGATATCGCCATCCCTTTTGAAGCCCGCGAAGCGCCGGTGTTCCGCAATGTCACGCTGGAGCGCTTTGCTCCACCCAACGGCAAGACCGTGGGCCGCATCATCATGGCGAACGAGTTTGATACGTACGTGGGGTCCAAGTACAAGGTGTATCTCAGCATTGGCGAAGACAAGGGACTGAAGGTAGGCGACTATTTGCGCGCCACGCGGACTTATTCCTCCACCTACAATGACGCGGAAGCCGGCTTGTCGCTGAAAGCCAGCGCTAATGAAGACACGCAGCTCAACCCGCAGCAACTGCCGCGGGGAGACGTCTCCAGCCTGCCGCGCCTCACCCTGGGCGACATGGTGGTGCTGCAGGTCCATCGCAAGAGCGCAACGGCCATGGTGATGACCGCGCTGCAGGACATCCACGTGGGCGATGGCGTGGAATTGATGGACGTGGCCGCCGCGCCTGAAATTCAACCCGTACTGCCGGTTTCCGCCGGCGGACCAGGCGCCGAGGCCGCTGCCGCCCCGCCGGACAAGAACTCTCCGCCCACCATCACCTGTACCGCCACTCCCAGCACCGTGCGCGTGGGAGAGAGCTCCACCATCAACTGCAATGCCGCCAGTCCGGACAACCGTCCGCTGAGCATTACCTTTGTCGCGAACGGCGGCCGGCTGTCTTCCAACCGCAACCAGGCCACGCTGGACACGTCGGAAACCGGAGCCGGCCCCATCCAGGTGCGCGCCACGGCGTTTGACGATCGCCAGTTGAGTTCCAGCGCGGTGACCACGGTCAACGTGGAAGCGGGCACGCCGCCCGTCCCCACCGCGCAGAAGCTGAGCGAACTGGAATTCAAACCCAACAGCGCGTACGTGGACAATCGCTCCAAAGCGATTCTGGACGATGTTGCTTTGAAGATGGAGCAGGACCCAGGCAGCAACGTGATGCTCACCGGCTCGTCAGAAGAACTGGAACCACCGCGCCTGGCGACGCAGAGAGCCGACAACAGCAAAACCTACTTGACCAAATCCAAAGGGATTGACGGCCAGCGTATTCAAACCAAAGCCGGCGGTTCAGGACGCAAAGTGGAAGTCTGGACGCTGCCTCCCGGCGCCACAACGCCTGACGCCGCCAAGCCCGAGCCGCCCAAGTAG
- a CDS encoding alkaline phosphatase family protein, translating to MKLLKLCFTLLSFVVLAGFNVSAHAQTGNIKTVWIILMENHNWSQIKGSASAPYINNTVLPMASHAEQYFNPPGIHPSLPNYLWLEAGTNFGVLDDNAPSSHHFSTTQHLVTLLQNKAISWKTYQENITGTTCPLTSSGEYAVKHNPFVYFDDVTNTLDPNSAECINHVRPFTEFASDLANNNVAHYNFITPNLCDDMHDSCKPTRNPVKQGDTWLSQNLPLILNSAAYKAGGAVFITWDEAATGDGPIGMIVLSPFAKGGGYSNTIHYTSGSTLRTFEEIFGVTPLLGDAANQTDLKDLFAVFP from the coding sequence ATGAAGTTGCTCAAGCTTTGTTTTACTCTGTTGTCGTTTGTAGTCCTGGCGGGCTTCAACGTTTCCGCGCACGCGCAGACCGGAAACATCAAGACCGTTTGGATCATTCTGATGGAAAACCACAACTGGTCGCAGATCAAAGGAAGCGCCAGCGCGCCTTACATCAATAACACGGTGTTGCCCATGGCATCGCACGCGGAGCAGTATTTCAATCCGCCGGGCATCCATCCCAGCTTGCCCAACTATCTTTGGCTGGAGGCAGGAACGAACTTCGGCGTGCTGGATGATAACGCGCCCAGTTCGCACCACTTCAGCACCACGCAGCACCTGGTGACCCTGCTGCAGAACAAGGCAATTTCCTGGAAGACTTACCAGGAAAACATTACCGGCACCACTTGCCCATTGACCAGCAGCGGCGAGTACGCGGTAAAGCACAACCCGTTTGTCTATTTTGACGACGTGACCAACACGCTGGACCCCAACTCGGCGGAGTGCATCAACCATGTGCGGCCGTTCACCGAATTTGCCTCTGACTTGGCCAACAACAACGTCGCCCACTACAACTTCATTACGCCCAACCTGTGCGATGACATGCACGACAGTTGCAAACCCACGCGCAATCCGGTCAAGCAGGGCGACACCTGGCTCTCGCAGAACCTGCCATTGATCCTAAACTCCGCGGCCTACAAGGCCGGCGGCGCAGTCTTCATCACCTGGGACGAAGCCGCCACCGGCGACGGGCCCATCGGCATGATCGTGCTCTCGCCTTTTGCCAAGGGAGGCGGTTATTCCAATACCATCCATTACACCAGCGGCTCCACTTTGCGCACCTTCGAAGAGATATTTGGAGTAACGCCCCTGCTGGGCGATGCCGCCAATCAGACTGACTTGAAAGATCTGTTTGCCGTATTCCCCTAG